One window of Bacteroides sp. AN502(2024) genomic DNA carries:
- a CDS encoding IS4 family transposase, whose product MANITLFAQVISHLPKENIRKIIKSSGSDKHCKGYNTWSQFVSMIFSQFSGCDSVRDISNGLKSATGNLNHLGINRAPSKSTVAYQNANRDSSVFRGIFYSLFQYFGQQALWQRRKFRFKMPIKLLDSTLVSLTLSIYDWAHYTTTKGAVKMHTLLDYDSLLPEFVNITDGKTTDNKAAFDIELHPYSIVVADRGYCDYSLLNNWDSSNVFFVVRHKDNIRYKAIEELPLPEKHAQNVLIDEIIEFELSAAKSKYPKRLRRIAVWNDEHGFEIELLTNNFTLAASSIAALYKARWNIEIFFRNLKQLLRIKSFIGTSRNAVETQIWTAMTTMLILTWLKHIARYKWALANLVVTLRLNTFTKIDLQKWLDQPFTPPPETIEND is encoded by the coding sequence AAAATCATAAAATCTTCGGGGTCAGACAAGCATTGCAAGGGCTACAATACATGGAGTCAGTTTGTTAGCATGATTTTCAGCCAATTCTCAGGATGTGATTCAGTCAGAGATATCTCAAACGGGCTGAAATCAGCCACCGGCAACCTCAATCATTTGGGAATCAACCGTGCACCATCCAAGTCAACGGTAGCATATCAGAACGCCAACCGAGACAGTTCGGTTTTTCGCGGCATATTCTACTCGTTGTTTCAGTATTTCGGACAGCAAGCCCTATGGCAACGAAGAAAGTTCCGTTTCAAGATGCCGATAAAACTGCTCGACTCCACATTGGTGTCATTGACTCTGTCAATATATGACTGGGCACATTACACTACCACCAAGGGGGCGGTCAAGATGCACACGCTATTGGACTATGACAGTCTTTTGCCGGAGTTCGTGAATATCACCGATGGCAAAACCACCGACAACAAAGCTGCTTTTGATATTGAGTTACATCCGTATAGTATTGTAGTAGCCGACCGAGGCTACTGTGACTACTCATTGCTGAATAATTGGGACAGCAGCAACGTGTTCTTTGTAGTGCGTCATAAAGACAATATCCGGTACAAAGCCATAGAGGAGTTGCCTTTGCCTGAAAAACACGCTCAGAATGTACTTATTGACGAAATAATCGAGTTCGAACTCTCGGCGGCCAAATCCAAATATCCCAAACGTTTACGTCGCATCGCAGTATGGAACGATGAACACGGTTTTGAAATTGAGTTACTCACAAACAACTTCACATTGGCAGCATCAAGCATAGCGGCTCTGTACAAGGCTCGGTGGAACATAGAAATCTTCTTTCGCAACCTCAAGCAACTGCTACGCATCAAGAGCTTTATCGGCACATCCCGCAATGCCGTAGAGACCCAAATATGGACTGCTATGACTACAATGCTGATTCTGACATGGCTAAAGCACATCGCAAGATACAAATGGGCATTGGCTAACCTTGTGGTCACGCTCCGGCTGAACACATTTACCAAAATCGACCTCCAAAAATGGCTTGATCAACCATTTACACCACCTCCCGAAACCATCGAAAACGATTAG